A region from the Bradyrhizobium erythrophlei genome encodes:
- a CDS encoding M3 family oligoendopeptidase, whose product MTSRSTSALRKPAAQRKAAAKNSTLKNSTAKNLMAKNSTAKKSAAKTRNGNKPGRLPEWNLADLYSGIDALEVTRDLERMDADCVAFETDYRGKLAEKAAEQGGGAWLAEAVRRFEAIDDLAGRLGSYAGLVHAGDSVDPAISKFYGDVSERLTNASVHLLFFGLELNRIDDAVIERALQTPELAHYRPWIEDLRKEKPYQLEDRVEQLFHEKSQSGYAAWNRLFDQTISGLRFKVAAKELAIEPTLNLLQDRDGAKRKAAGQALAKTFKANERTFALITNTLAKDKEISDRWRGFQDVADSRHLNNRVEREVVDALVSSVRAAYPRLSHRYYQLKAGWFNKKKLAHWDRNAPLPFAATGSIAWPEAKNMVLTAYRGFSPEMARIAERFFTDRWIDAPVRPGKAPGAFSHPTTPSAHPYVLMNYQGKPRDVMTLAHELGHGVHQVLAARNGPLMAPTPLTLAETASVFGEMLTFKRLLAETRSAKQRQALLAGKVEDMINTVVRQIAFYTFERAVHTERKNGELTAERLGELWLSVQGESLGPAIDIRPGYENFWMYIPHFIHSPFYVYAYAFGDCLVNSLYAVYENAAEGFAERYLAMLAAGGTKHYSELLRPFGLDARDPTFWDRGLSVIAGMIDELEEMD is encoded by the coding sequence ATGACCTCGCGCTCCACATCCGCCCTCCGCAAGCCGGCAGCTCAACGCAAGGCCGCCGCCAAGAACTCCACGCTCAAGAACTCGACGGCCAAGAACTTAATGGCCAAGAACTCAACGGCCAAGAAATCCGCGGCCAAAACCAGGAACGGCAACAAGCCCGGCAGATTGCCGGAATGGAATCTGGCCGATCTCTATTCCGGTATCGACGCGCTGGAAGTCACCCGCGACCTGGAAAGGATGGATGCCGATTGCGTCGCGTTTGAGACCGACTACAGGGGCAAACTCGCCGAAAAGGCGGCGGAACAGGGCGGCGGCGCCTGGCTCGCGGAGGCGGTACGACGCTTTGAGGCGATCGACGATCTCGCCGGCCGTCTCGGCTCCTATGCCGGGCTGGTTCACGCCGGCGACAGCGTCGATCCCGCGATCTCCAAATTCTACGGCGACGTCTCCGAGCGGCTGACCAATGCATCGGTGCATTTGTTGTTCTTCGGGCTCGAACTGAACCGGATCGACGATGCCGTGATCGAACGCGCGCTGCAGACGCCCGAGCTGGCGCATTATCGTCCGTGGATCGAGGATCTGCGCAAGGAAAAGCCCTATCAGCTTGAGGATCGCGTCGAGCAGCTGTTTCACGAGAAATCCCAGAGCGGCTATGCCGCCTGGAACCGGCTGTTCGACCAGACCATCTCGGGCCTGCGCTTCAAGGTCGCGGCCAAGGAACTGGCGATCGAGCCGACGCTGAACCTGCTGCAGGACCGTGACGGCGCAAAGCGCAAGGCCGCCGGGCAGGCACTGGCCAAGACGTTCAAGGCCAACGAGCGGACCTTTGCGCTCATCACCAACACGCTCGCCAAGGACAAGGAAATTTCCGACCGCTGGCGCGGCTTCCAGGATGTCGCCGATTCCCGCCATCTCAACAACCGCGTCGAGCGTGAGGTCGTCGATGCGCTGGTGAGTTCGGTCCGCGCGGCCTATCCGCGGCTGTCGCATCGCTATTATCAGCTCAAGGCGGGCTGGTTCAATAAGAAGAAGCTCGCGCATTGGGACCGCAATGCGCCGCTGCCGTTCGCCGCCACCGGCAGCATCGCCTGGCCCGAGGCCAAGAACATGGTGCTGACGGCCTACCGCGGATTCTCGCCGGAGATGGCCCGCATCGCCGAGCGCTTTTTCACGGATCGCTGGATCGATGCGCCGGTGCGTCCCGGCAAGGCGCCCGGCGCATTCTCGCATCCGACCACGCCGTCGGCGCATCCTTATGTGCTGATGAACTATCAGGGCAAGCCGCGCGACGTGATGACGCTTGCCCATGAGCTCGGCCACGGCGTGCACCAGGTGCTGGCGGCCCGGAACGGACCGCTGATGGCGCCGACGCCGCTGACGCTGGCCGAGACCGCCAGCGTGTTCGGCGAAATGCTGACCTTCAAGCGGCTGCTGGCGGAGACCAGGAGCGCCAAGCAGCGCCAGGCGCTGCTCGCCGGCAAGGTCGAGGATATGATCAATACGGTGGTGCGCCAGATCGCGTTCTATACGTTCGAGCGCGCCGTTCATACCGAGCGGAAAAACGGCGAACTGACCGCCGAGCGGCTCGGCGAACTCTGGCTCAGCGTGCAGGGCGAAAGCCTGGGTCCCGCGATCGATATCCGTCCAGGCTATGAGAATTTCTGGATGTACATCCCGCACTTCATCCATTCGCCGTTCTACGTCTATGCCTACGCGTTCGGCGATTGCCTGGTGAACTCGCTCTATGCGGTCTACGAAAATGCCGCCGAAGGATTTGCCGAGCGTTATCTCGCCATGCTCGCGGCCGGTGGCACCAAGCATTATTCCGAGCTGCTCAGGCCGTTCGGGCTGGACGCCAGGGATCCCACATTCTGGGACCGCGGCCTGTCGGTCATCGCGGGCATGATCGACGAACTGGAGGAGATGGACTGA
- a CDS encoding Re/Si-specific NAD(P)(+) transhydrogenase subunit alpha → MKIAVAKEIDPSEPRVAASPDTVKKFKALGVDVAVEPGAGIKSGLPDAEFTAAGATVSADAVKDADIVIKVKRPEASELGKYKRGVLVVAIMDPYGNDAALKAMADSGISAFAMELMPRITRAQVMDVLSSQANLAGYRAVIEAAEAFGRAFPMMMTAAGTIPAAKVFVMGVGVAGLQAIATARRLGAVVTANDVRPATKEQVESLGAKFLAVEDEEFKNAQTAGGYAKEMSKEYQAKQAALTAEHIKKQDIVITTALIPGRPAPKLVSTEMVKSMKPGSVLVDLAVERGGNVEGAKPGEVVDLDGIKIVGYTNVAGRVAASASSLYARNLFSFIETLVDKTTKQLAVNWDDELVKATALTKDGAVIHPNFQPKT, encoded by the coding sequence ATGAAGATTGCCGTCGCCAAGGAAATCGACCCCTCCGAGCCGCGGGTCGCCGCATCGCCCGATACCGTGAAGAAATTCAAGGCTCTGGGCGTCGATGTCGCCGTCGAGCCCGGCGCCGGGATTAAGTCGGGGCTGCCGGATGCCGAATTCACCGCGGCCGGCGCTACCGTCAGCGCCGACGCGGTCAAGGACGCTGACATCGTTATCAAGGTGAAGCGGCCCGAGGCGTCCGAGCTTGGCAAATACAAGCGCGGCGTGCTGGTCGTCGCCATCATGGACCCCTATGGCAACGACGCCGCGCTGAAGGCGATGGCGGATTCCGGCATCTCGGCGTTTGCGATGGAATTGATGCCGCGCATTACCCGCGCGCAGGTGATGGACGTGCTGTCGAGCCAGGCCAATCTCGCCGGTTACCGTGCGGTGATCGAGGCGGCCGAGGCCTTCGGCCGCGCTTTCCCGATGATGATGACCGCGGCCGGCACCATTCCGGCGGCAAAAGTGTTCGTGATGGGTGTCGGCGTCGCCGGCCTGCAGGCCATCGCGACCGCGCGACGGCTCGGCGCCGTGGTCACCGCGAACGACGTGCGCCCTGCGACCAAGGAGCAGGTCGAAAGTCTCGGCGCCAAATTCCTCGCGGTCGAGGACGAGGAATTCAAGAACGCCCAGACCGCCGGCGGCTACGCCAAGGAAATGTCGAAAGAGTATCAGGCCAAGCAGGCCGCGCTCACCGCCGAGCATATCAAGAAGCAGGACATCGTGATCACGACGGCGCTGATCCCAGGCCGGCCGGCGCCAAAGCTCGTCAGCACCGAGATGGTCAAGTCGATGAAGCCGGGTTCGGTGCTGGTGGATCTCGCGGTCGAGCGCGGCGGCAATGTCGAGGGCGCAAAGCCCGGCGAAGTCGTCGATCTCGATGGCATCAAGATCGTCGGCTACACCAATGTCGCCGGCCGCGTCGCGGCCTCGGCGTCAAGCCTCTATGCGCGCAACCTGTTTTCCTTCATCGAGACGCTGGTAGACAAAACCACCAAGCAACTGGCGGTGAACTGGGACGACGAACTGGTCAAGGCTACCGCATTGACAAAGGACGGCGCCGTCATTCACCCGAACTTCCAGCCGAAGACCTAA
- a CDS encoding NAD(P)(+) transhydrogenase (Re/Si-specific) subunit beta, which translates to MNANLAAVLYLVAGVLFILSLRGLSSPASSRQGNFFGMIGMAIAVGTTLAAHPPADAIGWLLVVLGVAIGGSIGAVIARRVPMTSMPELVAAFHSLVGMAAVLVAAGAFYAPEAFDIGTPGNIHPQSLVEMSLGVAIGALTFTGSVIAFAKLSGRMSGAPIILPARHVINIVLALALVFFIVGLVLSGSALDFWLIVILALVLGALLIIPIGGADMPVVISMLNSYSGWAAAGIGFTLGNSALIITGALVGSSGAILSYIMCHAMNRSFISVILGGFGGETAAAGGGTGEVRPVKLGSADDAAFIMKNAQKVIIVPGYGMAVAQAQHALREMADTLKKEGVEVKYAIHPVAGRMPGHMNVLLAEANVPYDEVFELEDINSEFAQADVAFVIGANDVTNPAAEDDPKSPIYGMPVLQVWKAGTVMFIKRSLASGYAGIDNPLFYRDNTMMLLGDAKKMTENIVKAM; encoded by the coding sequence ATGAACGCCAATCTTGCTGCGGTTTTATACCTCGTCGCCGGGGTCCTGTTCATCCTGTCGCTGCGGGGCCTGTCGAGCCCGGCGTCATCGCGGCAGGGCAACTTCTTCGGCATGATCGGCATGGCGATCGCGGTGGGGACCACGCTCGCCGCGCATCCGCCGGCCGACGCCATCGGCTGGCTGCTCGTCGTCCTCGGCGTCGCCATCGGCGGCTCGATCGGCGCGGTGATCGCGCGGCGGGTGCCGATGACCTCGATGCCGGAACTGGTCGCCGCATTCCACTCGCTGGTCGGTATGGCCGCGGTGCTGGTCGCCGCCGGCGCGTTCTACGCACCCGAGGCCTTCGACATCGGCACGCCCGGAAACATCCATCCGCAGAGCCTGGTCGAAATGTCGCTCGGCGTCGCCATCGGCGCGCTGACGTTTACCGGCTCGGTGATCGCGTTCGCGAAGCTGTCGGGGCGCATGAGCGGCGCGCCGATCATCCTGCCGGCGCGGCACGTCATTAACATCGTGCTGGCCCTGGCCCTGGTGTTCTTTATCGTCGGCCTGGTGCTATCCGGCAGCGCGCTCGACTTCTGGCTGATCGTGATCCTGGCGCTGGTGCTCGGCGCGCTCCTGATCATCCCGATCGGCGGCGCCGACATGCCGGTCGTGATCTCGATGCTGAACTCCTATTCCGGCTGGGCCGCCGCCGGCATCGGCTTCACGCTCGGCAACTCGGCGCTGATCATCACCGGCGCGCTGGTCGGATCATCCGGCGCCATCCTGTCCTACATCATGTGCCACGCCATGAACCGCTCCTTCATCTCGGTCATCCTCGGCGGCTTCGGTGGCGAGACCGCTGCCGCGGGCGGCGGCACCGGCGAAGTGCGCCCGGTCAAACTGGGCTCGGCGGATGATGCGGCCTTCATCATGAAGAACGCGCAGAAGGTGATCATCGTGCCCGGCTACGGCATGGCGGTGGCGCAGGCGCAGCACGCGCTGCGCGAGATGGCGGACACGCTCAAGAAGGAAGGCGTCGAGGTGAAATACGCCATTCATCCCGTCGCGGGCCGCATGCCCGGCCACATGAACGTGCTGCTCGCCGAAGCCAATGTGCCCTATGACGAGGTGTTCGAACTCGAGGACATCAATTCGGAATTCGCCCAGGCCGACGTCGCCTTCGTGATCGGCGCTAACGACGTCACCAATCCGGCCGCCGAGGACGATCCGAAATCGCCGATCTACGGCATGCCGGTGCTGCAGGTCTGGAAGGCCGGCACCGTGATGTTCATCAAGCGCTCGCTCGCCTCCGGCTATGCCGGCATCGACAATCCGCTGTTCTACCGCGACAACACCATGATGCTGCTCGGCGACGCCAAGAAGATGACCGAGAACATCGTCAAGGCGATGTAA
- a CDS encoding type II toxin-antitoxin system death-on-curing family toxin, producing the protein MSEPNEPLWITYEQAIAIHGRQLRRFGGAPGLRDEGMLRSALERPINKWRYEQSEMAELAAAYAFGLAKNHAFVDGNKRIAFMAMTVFLHKNGVAFEPDPAHATAIILSLAAGEVSEESLTRWIRDNWPPEAR; encoded by the coding sequence ATGAGCGAGCCGAACGAGCCGCTCTGGATCACTTACGAGCAGGCCATCGCAATCCATGGCCGCCAGTTGCGCCGCTTCGGCGGAGCTCCAGGCTTGCGTGATGAAGGCATGCTGCGGTCGGCGCTTGAGCGTCCGATCAATAAATGGCGGTACGAACAATCTGAGATGGCTGAACTTGCGGCTGCCTATGCCTTTGGGCTCGCGAAAAATCACGCCTTCGTCGATGGCAATAAGCGCATCGCCTTCATGGCAATGACAGTATTCCTTCACAAAAACGGCGTCGCTTTCGAGCCCGATCCCGCGCACGCCACGGCCATCATCCTCTCTCTTGCCGCCGGCGAGGTCAGCGAGGAAAGCCTGACCCGCTGGATCCGGGACAATTGGCCGCCCGAGGCCCGCTAG
- a CDS encoding sigma-54-dependent transcriptional regulator produces MAASILIVDDDAVARRLVENMVQKCGYDAIVVDSGDAAIATLTAPEAPVIDAMVLDLVMPGLDGMGVLAKIRDAGLNIPVIVQTAHGGIDNVVSAMRAGAQDFVVKPVGIERLQVSLRNALNASALKGELQRIRHSREGRLTFADIITRSDTMAAVLRTAQKAAASTIPVLIEGESGVGKELFARAIHGSGERKAKPFVAVNCGAIPDNLVESILFGHEKGAFTGATERHTGKFVEASGGTLFLDEVSELPLAAQVKLLRALQEGAVEAVGGRKPVKVDVRIISATNRKLLDRVKGGQFREDLFYRLHVLPLTIPPLRLRREDIPHLLRHFLARFCAEENRHITGISGEAMAHLSQQEWPGNIRQLENTVYRAVVMSESDQLGLSDFPHIATQSTAAPEAHGEPLIVGPAAFHSTVPAMVSGNEIPIAPLPSAGTLAMLTNAGEMRPLEELESEIIRFAISHYRGQMSEVARRLKIGRSTLYRKLDEAADDDSTAGSAEDAH; encoded by the coding sequence ATGGCTGCCAGCATTTTGATTGTCGACGACGATGCGGTCGCCCGCCGCCTGGTCGAAAACATGGTGCAGAAATGCGGCTACGACGCCATTGTCGTCGATTCCGGCGACGCGGCCATCGCCACGCTGACCGCTCCTGAGGCGCCTGTCATCGACGCCATGGTGCTGGATCTGGTGATGCCCGGCCTCGATGGCATGGGCGTGCTGGCCAAGATCCGCGACGCCGGCCTCAACATTCCCGTGATCGTGCAGACCGCCCATGGCGGCATCGACAATGTGGTGTCGGCGATGCGCGCCGGTGCCCAGGATTTCGTGGTCAAGCCGGTTGGCATCGAGCGGCTGCAAGTCAGCTTGCGCAACGCGCTCAACGCCAGCGCGCTGAAAGGCGAACTGCAACGCATCCGTCACAGCCGCGAAGGCCGCCTGACCTTCGCCGACATCATCACCCGCAGCGATACCATGGCCGCCGTGCTGCGCACCGCGCAGAAGGCCGCCGCTTCCACCATTCCGGTGCTGATCGAGGGCGAATCCGGCGTCGGCAAGGAATTGTTCGCGCGCGCCATCCATGGCAGCGGCGAGCGCAAGGCAAAACCGTTCGTTGCGGTCAATTGCGGCGCGATCCCCGACAATCTCGTGGAGTCGATCCTGTTCGGTCACGAGAAAGGCGCCTTCACCGGCGCCACCGAACGTCACACCGGCAAGTTCGTCGAAGCTTCCGGCGGCACGCTGTTCCTCGACGAGGTCTCGGAATTGCCGTTGGCGGCGCAAGTGAAATTGCTGCGCGCGCTGCAGGAAGGCGCGGTGGAAGCCGTCGGCGGGCGCAAGCCGGTCAAGGTCGACGTCCGCATCATCTCGGCGACCAACCGCAAATTGCTCGATCGCGTCAAAGGTGGGCAATTCCGCGAAGACCTGTTCTATCGCCTGCACGTGCTGCCCTTGACCATCCCGCCGTTGCGTCTGCGCCGCGAAGACATCCCGCATCTGCTCCGGCATTTTCTGGCGCGGTTCTGCGCCGAGGAAAACCGCCACATCACCGGCATCAGCGGCGAGGCGATGGCGCATCTTTCGCAGCAGGAATGGCCCGGCAATATCCGCCAGCTCGAGAACACGGTCTATCGCGCCGTGGTCATGAGCGAGAGCGACCAGCTTGGACTCTCGGATTTTCCGCACATCGCCACGCAGTCAACCGCTGCGCCGGAGGCGCATGGCGAGCCGCTGATCGTCGGACCCGCCGCCTTTCATTCGACCGTACCGGCCATGGTTTCCGGTAATGAAATACCTATCGCCCCACTCCCCTCGGCGGGAACGCTGGCGATGCTGACCAACGCCGGCGAAATGCGGCCGCTCGAAGAGCTGGAGAGCGAGATCATCCGCTTCGCGATCTCGCATTATCGTGGCCAGATGTCCGAGGTCGCACGCCGGTTGAAGATCGGCCGCTCGACGCTCTATCGCAAGCTCGACGAGGCCGCCGACGACGATTCAACGGCAGGCAGCGCGGAGGACGCGCACTAG
- a CDS encoding L,D-transpeptidase family protein: MRDRLNNRAGFDRVLMAVAATFLTVSALTVSSAFAQADPARNSAAELAIDAAIPRPEPANVPPPTVNDFKPDIAAPAADAAKMDAPKMDAPKAAEKAPEEKPAEIVTAPAPDINKAETVKDTTTTTPATPPAAAVATPAAEPANEPVKAASNVPAADQPVADKLKDLLGSKSARYFDRKAERTAIEKFYTAHDFAPLWTQGGALTATGKGVVARLKDAASDGLNAADYPVPDFAAANNPDALAEADLKLTASILDYARQAQSGRMHWSQVSADIQYPEHPIDPNEVLTHVTTAKDASAALDSYNPPQKLYRELKAKLAQLRGQGDGPVIEIASGPALKFTPARGKKQPAVAVEDSRVPQLRAKLGITENADDTHYDSKVAEAVRKFQEGAELSATGVLDDRTVKAINSPKRDRQIDTVLVNMERWRWLPRDLGAASIGDAYVILNIPDYTLKVMQHGAVVWTTKVVTGKPGVHATPLLTETMKFITVNPTWNVPPSIIYNEYLPALQQDPTVLERMGLKLERARDGSIHISQPPGEANALGRIRFNFPNKFLVYQHDTPDKNLFAKEERAFSHGCMRVQNPDQYASVLLNITMPNEHYTPDKIRGMYGHSEIDLKFPTPIPVNITYQTAFVDEAGKLQLRKDVYGRDATMLALLKNGRSKDLENVVAHSQPSYSHPTGNLPAGVSFASDNTGFSSGSSGPSFFERLFGAPTLTPPAPIGRRPAPRRVYTR; the protein is encoded by the coding sequence ATGCGAGACCGTTTGAATAACCGTGCCGGATTTGACCGTGTGTTGATGGCGGTGGCCGCGACCTTCCTCACGGTGTCCGCCCTCACGGTGTCCTCGGCGTTCGCCCAGGCCGATCCGGCACGCAACAGCGCCGCCGAACTTGCGATCGATGCGGCGATCCCGCGTCCGGAACCCGCCAACGTCCCGCCCCCGACCGTCAACGATTTCAAGCCGGACATCGCAGCACCTGCAGCCGACGCGGCCAAGATGGATGCACCCAAGATGGATGCACCCAAGGCAGCGGAGAAGGCGCCCGAGGAAAAACCGGCCGAGATCGTCACCGCTCCGGCGCCCGACATCAACAAGGCGGAGACCGTCAAGGATACGACGACCACCACCCCTGCTACGCCCCCGGCCGCCGCTGTCGCAACTCCCGCCGCCGAACCGGCCAATGAGCCGGTCAAGGCCGCGAGCAACGTCCCGGCCGCGGATCAGCCGGTGGCCGATAAACTCAAGGATCTGCTAGGCAGCAAGTCGGCGCGCTATTTCGACCGCAAGGCGGAACGCACCGCGATCGAGAAGTTCTACACCGCGCATGACTTCGCGCCGCTATGGACCCAGGGCGGTGCGCTGACCGCGACCGGCAAGGGCGTCGTCGCGCGGCTGAAGGACGCCGCCTCCGATGGCCTGAACGCGGCCGACTATCCGGTGCCCGATTTTGCCGCGGCCAATAACCCCGACGCGCTGGCGGAAGCCGACCTGAAACTGACCGCCAGCATTTTGGACTATGCGCGTCAGGCCCAGAGCGGTCGGATGCACTGGTCGCAGGTCTCGGCCGACATCCAGTATCCGGAACACCCGATCGATCCCAATGAAGTGCTGACCCACGTCACCACGGCCAAGGACGCCTCGGCGGCCCTTGACAGCTACAACCCGCCGCAAAAGCTCTACCGCGAATTGAAGGCGAAGCTCGCCCAACTGCGCGGCCAGGGCGATGGACCCGTGATCGAGATCGCGAGCGGGCCGGCGCTCAAATTCACGCCGGCGCGGGGCAAGAAGCAGCCCGCCGTCGCGGTGGAAGATTCCCGCGTGCCGCAGCTGCGCGCCAAGCTTGGCATCACCGAGAACGCCGACGATACCCATTACGACTCCAAGGTCGCCGAGGCCGTGCGCAAATTCCAGGAAGGCGCCGAACTCAGCGCCACCGGCGTGCTCGACGACCGCACCGTCAAGGCCATCAACAGCCCGAAGCGCGACCGCCAGATCGACACCGTGCTCGTCAACATGGAGCGCTGGCGCTGGCTGCCGCGCGACCTCGGCGCGGCCTCGATCGGCGATGCCTATGTCATCCTCAATATCCCGGACTATACGCTCAAGGTGATGCAGCACGGCGCTGTGGTCTGGACCACCAAGGTGGTCACCGGCAAGCCCGGCGTTCATGCAACGCCGCTGCTGACGGAGACCATGAAGTTCATCACGGTCAACCCGACCTGGAACGTGCCGCCGTCGATCATCTACAACGAATACCTGCCGGCGCTGCAGCAGGACCCGACCGTGCTGGAACGCATGGGGCTGAAGCTTGAACGCGCCCGCGACGGCTCGATCCACATTTCGCAACCGCCGGGCGAGGCAAACGCGCTCGGCCGCATCCGCTTCAATTTCCCCAACAAGTTCCTGGTGTATCAGCACGATACTCCAGACAAGAACCTGTTCGCCAAGGAAGAGCGGGCCTTCAGCCACGGCTGCATGCGGGTGCAAAATCCCGATCAATACGCGTCCGTCCTGCTCAACATCACGATGCCGAACGAGCACTACACGCCGGACAAGATCCGCGGCATGTACGGCCACAGCGAGATCGACCTGAAATTCCCCACGCCGATCCCGGTCAACATCACCTACCAGACGGCATTCGTTGACGAGGCCGGAAAGCTGCAGCTCCGCAAGGATGTTTACGGCCGCGACGCCACCATGCTGGCGCTGTTGAAGAACGGCAGATCCAAGGATCTGGAAAACGTGGTCGCGCATTCGCAGCCGAGCTATTCGCACCCGACCGGTAATCTGCCGGCTGGCGTCAGCTTCGCCAGCGACAACACCGGCTTTTCTTCGGGATCTTCGGGACCGTCGTTCTTCGAGCGGCTGTTCGGGGCGCCAACGCTGACGCCGCCCGCCCCCATCGGCCGTCGCCCGGCGCCGCGGCGGGTTTATACCCGCTGA
- a CDS encoding aa3-type cytochrome c oxidase subunit IV produces the protein MAEHNEVAYTTADGNDYPAHEQTYEGFIMLVKYGTLAVVFIVAMMGLFLT, from the coding sequence ATGGCTGAACATAACGAAGTGGCCTACACGACCGCCGACGGCAACGATTATCCGGCGCATGAGCAGACCTATGAAGGTTTCATCATGCTGGTGAAGTACGGCACTCTCGCCGTCGTCTTCATCGTCGCCATGATGGGGCTGTTTCTGACCTGA
- a CDS encoding proton-translocating transhydrogenase family protein has product MEHIAQAVDPFVFRLSIFVLAVFVGYFVVWSVTPALHTPLMSVTNAISSVIVVGALLAVGVAMVGSGGVWARGFGFVALIFACVNIFGGFLVTQRMLAMYKKKIK; this is encoded by the coding sequence ATGGAACATATCGCGCAGGCCGTCGATCCCTTCGTGTTCCGGCTGTCGATTTTCGTGCTCGCCGTGTTCGTCGGCTATTTCGTGGTGTGGTCGGTGACCCCTGCGCTGCACACGCCGCTGATGTCGGTGACGAATGCGATTTCCTCGGTGATCGTGGTCGGCGCGCTGCTTGCGGTCGGCGTCGCGATGGTCGGCAGCGGCGGGGTATGGGCGCGCGGCTTCGGCTTTGTCGCGCTGATCTTTGCCTGCGTGAATATCTTCGGCGGCTTCCTGGTCACCCAGCGCATGCTCGCGATGTACAAGAAGAAGATCAAGTGA
- a CDS encoding AbrB/MazE/SpoVT family DNA-binding domain-containing protein: MKIEIKKIGNSDGLLLPRELMQRLDLKRGQELHITELAGGGFQAMPYDPDFEKTMEIADQVMDKYKDTLAALAK, from the coding sequence ATGAAAATCGAAATCAAAAAGATCGGGAATTCCGACGGTCTTCTGCTCCCTCGCGAATTGATGCAGCGGCTCGACCTCAAGCGAGGTCAGGAACTGCACATCACCGAACTCGCTGGTGGCGGATTTCAAGCAATGCCGTACGATCCCGACTTCGAAAAGACCATGGAAATAGCCGACCAGGTTATGGACAAGTACAAGGACACGCTCGCGGCTCTCGCCAAATAA